The nucleotide sequence CCGCAGGCATTGCTACCTTTGATGGTGATCGCGTCTACGTCCATAAAGACATGGGACTAGTCTCCCAGGTTTTCACAGAGTCTATCCTGCAAAATTTGACGGGTACTCTTGCCATTGGCCACAACCGTTACTCCACCACAGGGTCTAGCCGAGTCGTTAATGCCCAACCTGCGCTAGCAGAAACTCCCATAGGCACCCTAGCTCTAGCCCACAATGGCAACTTGGTAAACGCTGCTGAACTGCGAGCAGAACTGTTGCAACAAAACTGCACGTTCGTCACTACCACTGATTCAGAATTGATTGCACTGGCGATCGCCGAAGCTGCTAAAACCACAGATGACTGGCTTAAGGCCGCTATAAAAGCCTTTCACCGGTGTCATGGAGCCTTCAGTCTAGTGATTGGCACTCCCCTTGGCATTATCGGCACCAGAGACCCTTACGGCATTCGTCCTCTGGTGATTGGTACCCTGCCTAGCACAAATGTTCCTGGAGACATCCACTACGTCTTGGCTTCAGAAACCTGCGCCCTTGACATTATTGGCGCAAACTATCTTCGCGACGTAGAACCTGGTGAGCTAGTGTGGATTACTGCCCAAGGACTGACTTCCTTTTACTGGAGCCAACCTCAACGCAAGCTGTGCATTTTCGAGATGATCTATTTCGCTCGTCCTGATAGCATCATGCACGACGAGTCGTTGTATAGCTATCGACTACGCATTGGTCAGCAACTAGCCAGGGAGGCTCCGGCAGAGGCAGACATTGTTGTGGGGGTTCCTGACTCTGGCATCCCTGCCAGCATTGGCTACTCGCAAGTTTCGGGTATTCCCTACGCCGAAGGGTTAATCAAGAATCGCTACGTGGGCCGCACATTTATTCAGCCAACCCAGGCCATGCGCGAGTCGGGTATTCGCATGAAGCTTAACCCCCTAAGGGATGTGTTAACCGGAAAGCGGTTAGTAATTGTGGACGATTCAATCGTCCGGGGCACCACTAGCCGTAAGCTGGTCAAAGCCTTGCGTGATGCGGGTGCAACCGAAATTCACATGCGTGTCTCATCTCCACCAGTCACCCACCCCTGCTTCTATGGCATCGATACAGATAATCAAGACCAACTCATTGGTGCCACCAAGTCAGTTGCCGAGATTGCTACTCAAATAGGAGTGGACTCCCTAGCCTACCTCAGTTGGGATGGAATGCTAGCAGCTACTCGCAGTAACCCCAACAGTTTCTGTTCAGCTTGCTTTACGGGCGACTATCCCATTTCCGTACCAGAACCTCTAAAACGGTCTAAACTAATGCTGGAAACGTGATTCTAGGCATCACTGACGGCATGGCACAACTTGAGTTACGACATCTTCATAAGAGCTACAGTCCAAAAGTGATTCCCGTCAAAGATTTTTCGGTCACTGTGGAAGACGGAGAGTTTTTAACGTTGCTAGGGCCGTCTGGCTGCGGTAAATCTACCCTGTTGCGGTTAATTGCTGGTCTAGAAGTCCCCACCCGTGGACAAATCATCATTGGTAACCGTGATGTTACACCCTTGGGGGCGAGCGATCGCAACATTGCCATGGTGTTCCAAAGCTATGCTCTTTATCCCCATATGACTGTCTATGCCAATATGGCCTCTGGCTTGCGGCTGCGGCAGGTACCAGAGGCCGACATTCAACAGCGTGTCCATGATATTGCCCAAATTTTAGGGTTGGAAGCATTGCTCGATCGTAAACCTAGTCAACTGTCTGGTGGGCAACGCCAACGAGTGGCTGTAGGTCGTGCCTTGGTGCGTCGTCCGGATGTATTTTTGCTCGATGAACCCCTGAGCAACCTGGATGCCTTACTGCGGGAGCGTGTTCGGGCAGAACTCAAGCAAGTGTTTGCTAGTCAAAATGCCCCTGTGGTCTATGTCACCCACGATCAAGTGGAAGCTATGACCCTCTCTAGCAGAGTTGCTGTGCTTTACGATGGCGATTTGCAGCAGCTTGACTCACCCCAGCAAATTTATAGCCGTCCTGCCAACCAATTTGTAGCTGGGTTTGTGGGTAGTCCGCAAATGAACTTGATCCCATTACCCTGTCAGCAAGGCTATGCCTACCTAGGTGACACTCGTATTCCACTACCCCCAGGGTTTAGCGCCCCAGAGCAGATCACCCTGGGTATTCGTCCAGAGCACGTGGAGCTGGCGATCGCCAACACTGATCCTTCTCAAACCATTGCCCTCTCAGGAAAAATTAGCTTGGTGGAAAACTTGGGCATTCAGACGCTCGTTAGTGTTCTGATGCCAACAAATTCTCAGGAATTTACAGCCATACGGGCATTGCTACCAGTTGATACTTACACTATTGGTGATACGATTGACCTATGTATTCCCCTACAAGCAATGCACTGGTTTGATGGGCAAACCGGCGATCGTCTGTTCTAGCTGAATTCCCCTAGTCAAAATCTCAGTCCACTAAACTTAGAACTTAACTTAAAACTTACATGTTGAAGGGACTGAAATAAGAGTCCAGACAAGACGTTTGATAGTGTTGTCTTATGTAGACAAACAGATTCCTGATTTTCTAATAACATTGAGGCAACCTTTAATCTAGATAGATTGTTGAGATAGCTCTCTGTGCAACGAGCTGACGATTCGTTGATGCAGATGGAGCAAGCCTTAAGCTAAGATTTTCCAGCGGTTTGTTCTATTTGGTTACTTCCATGACTGACACTCCCGATTTCTCTCCTGATGCAACTCCAGCGATCGCCGTCGATGATGTGCTGCTAGCCCTACGGCGAAAGCAAGGTAACTGGGTAACATGGGGAAAAGCTTGCTATTGGCTGCAAAAACAGGGCTACAATCCCCAAAAAATCTTTGAAGAAACAGGCTTTGAACCCATAATCCAAAACCAAGTGATTGTAGGCGCTCAGGTTTATGCGTCGTTGGTGGCTGGCAATGCGAGCGATTTAGTCAAATCCCACTTTAGCCAACGGGGTAGTGATGTGCTGTACGAGTTTCGCATTCTGACTCAAGCAGAGCGAGTAGCAGCGGCTGAGTTTGCCCTGGAACGAGGTATGGACGCTGATGCTGCCCATGATTTGGCTAAGGCGTTTAAGGACTTGACGCGGCTTCCGGCATTGCCAGAGGGGTTTGTTAACCATCCAGGAGATGCGATCGCCTTTCAATGTTGGCAGTCTGCACGTCAGCAGAGTGATCTGCAAGAGCGTTCCCGACTGATTGCTAAGGGGTTACGCTTTGCCCACAGCGACACCGCTCGTCAAAAGCTAGAGCAATTGCTGACCAATGCCATCGGCACTAAACAGGTCACCACCCCGCGGATGCCCATCTATCGTGTTGAAGAGGAAACCGAACTGCCCAAAGTCATTCCGGTTGTGGGTAAATTTCCCCTGAGTGTAGTGGATCTGAATGCTGTGCCGATCGTGGATGAATTTACGGCCTTTGGTATTGTTAAATTTGACGGAGCAGCCGCTTGGGTAGCTGTGCCTAGCTGGCAAGTTGTTTTGCAATCTGAAGACACAATCGCTTTTCTCTGCAACGGTGGTGATTTGCCAACACCCCTACCTGAAGCCGATGAAGAAGTTTTAATCCTCGTGGATCGCACCCAGCGACAATGGAATAACCAGAGCTACTTCATTGTGGCTGATGAGAACGAACAGTTGATGATTACTTGGTTTGACCAGGAACCTGACGTTCCCCTACTGGGACGGGTTATTTTAGTACTGCGTCCCAAGCGCATTCTAGATGAAAGCCTGACTAAAGATCCGTGGCAACTGGAGGAATAGCTGACCTATGCGACGATCGGTTAATCAACGGGTAGCAACCTTTTGGGGGCTATTAGGTGCCTTGGTTGTGTTGTGGATTATGCGCGGCTTCAACCTGCTGGGATTCATGCCTAGCAGTATCATTTGGTTGCTGCTAATTGCAACCATCGGTCTGGCAATCTACAACATGCTGCATTACACCCGATATTGACACTCACAAGTAAGGTTATGCCCATTCTCCAAAAGCCAGCGACACAACCCACTAGTTCGTAGTAAGGACTTAAGTCCTTACTACAAGCTATCTGTAGCTTGAGTGAAGACTTCAGCCCTCACTTTAAAGCTGTACTAGAAAGCTGTACTAGTGCCATTGCCCCTAGTTCTGGAGTTTGGTCTGCGATCGCCAAATCCACCACGCAGCCAGACAGATCGTAGTATTGCCCACTAAGGTCATGGCAGCTTGCAGGGTTACTAGCCACTCTAGGGTGGGAGCATTGTCAAAAAAGTGCCACGTGCAGGCACACATTGCACTAACGAGAGCAGGCAACATGGCTATCGACAGGATACGCCACGAGCGATCGTTCTTGACATCGCCGTAGCTCCACACGAGCCAGATAGCCACAATCCACTCAATGACACTCGAGATGTGAATAATCCAAGTAGGAATCGAAAGGGCATGCATGTTGATTGTGAACTGGCAGCAACTAAGGATCAAAATCTACGGTAGAATAGCTGGGTTGTTTAGCCTTAGTATACTGCCGTTGAGCCAGTCTATTGAGTTACCGAAAGTGGACGATTTCCTGCAAGAGCTGGCAATGATTCAGCAAGTTAGCTCTAAGCGGATTGCCCTCTTGGGGTCTCGTCATGTGCCCCTCACCCATCAACACCTAATCGAAATGATGACCTATGCCTTAGTGCTGTCGGGTAATCGTGTTATTACCTCTGGCGCTACGGGCACTAACGCCGCAGTGATTCGAGGGGCTATGCGGGCAGACTCTAACCTGCTGACTGTAATTTTGCCTCAAAGTCTGAGCCGCCAACCCCGTGAGTCTCAAGAGCAGCTAGAACAAGTCATTCACCTAGTTGAAAGTCCTGAAAACGACAACTTATCCTTAGCAGAAGCTAGTTTCCTGTGCAACCAGGAGATTATCTCACGGTGCCAGCAACTGATTTGCTTTGCCTTTCACGATAGCCAAACCCTGCTGAGGACTTGTCAAGACGCTGAAGAGCAACGTAAAGTTGTGACGCTATTTTATTTTGATTAGTTTATTTTGATTAGGGTCTAATGGCGAGTTACTGGCTACGCGAACGATCGCTGCCAGGTTTGCGGACAAATCCTGCCGCTATTCCCCTGGTTGGGTTCCGCAGCCAGACATCAGGCTCGATTTCAAAGGCACAGGGTAATGGTGCAGACCAGCATAGTGCACTTTGGTCTGAAGACATAGGTTTGGGTGACCAATAGATAATGTCATTGGTGGTTTTTTGTACGATCGGACTTTGCTGCATAGGAGGTGGTAGCCATAGGCGAGGTGCAGCAGTGATGCCAATGCTGATAGTGACCATGCCGATGCTTCCATAGGTTGCTAATGTGAGTTGTTGTGAGTATCTAGCTGATACTTGAGCAGTCTTCTGGCACCAGCCTAGGAAATAACGACCTATCCACTGGTGAAATCCTAGAGCTAGGAACAGCGCCCCCATGAGGACGAGATAAGGAATTGTGAATCTAGGCATGGGTGAAGTTCTGAACAGAAACAGGAGACAACCCAATGCTGTTCCACTTAACCATAGGCAAATACGACGTATCTGGGGGTCTAGCCACCAAAGAACACTCAAAGCTAGCACTAACCAACTAATGCTTCCGATACCGATCAGTTTGTGGACAGGGCTTTGACGAAACCAAGCCCACATGGCCCATAACCATGACTGCAGGGTAGTAGGGGCATTTTGCCCTTGAAACCATTTGGTAACGCTATGGGTACTCTCGGCTACAGCTTTTGCATAATCAGATGCAGGAGACCACGGTAACTCCAAGCACAATAGATTCGAGGGATATAACGGACAACCTGAGGTGATGATGTTGGAGGCTAGCATAGGGGCAATGATTAGTGACAACAGTGCTATTCCTAGCAGCGATCGTCGCCACGTGAACTGGCCTTGCCCTAGCCAAAAGCAACTAGCAATGACGACTAGGGGAATGGCAACTAGTTTCATAGTCATGGCCCCTGCTGCTAGCAGTAGGGGTATGGCTGGGTTAGCGGTAGATGATGTCGGTGATTGCAGGCATACAACCATAGCCCAAGCTGTCAGACCCACTAGTACCATCACAGGCAAATCAGGTGATGCGGATATCAAAATTACTGAGAATAGGGAATAGACCAACGTAAGGGTCAGTATCATGGCTAAGTACAGCACTAAGAACCAATCGCTTAACTGTGCCTTGGGCCGACTACAGTGATGTAGACCAACCCACAAGCTCAAAACGGCGCTTAGGACAACAAAGCCATTGGCGATCGCGGCTGCTCGTGCTCCTAACACAGGTGGATTGAACGGTGCTGCCAAAGCAAACCAAGAGGAGCCAAACCCATAGTGACTGAATAGGAGCGCCACACCTGGAACCGTGCCATAGTTAGCCAACCACTGGATAGACCCGTAATGGTACAGCCCTGTATCAATCCAAGTGACTGGGTGAGTTGTCAGGGCTGCTAATACAGTGGCTATGCCAACTCCTAGAGCCAGCCGCCGAATTGAAAGGTGTTGCTTGAGTGCCAAAAGCTGGTTACGGTTGTGGGGCGATCGTAAAGCCAGCGCCACTAGTCCTGCAGTGACAAGACCACCAACAACAGGAGACAACGGTACAACTAAGGCCGTTGCTTGCAGAGATACAGCAAGGATGATTAGGCCCAGCCAAAGTGCTGCAATCCCTCGATCACCTATGCGTGCAAAACCTACTTGAGCATCAGAGACTTGGGAATTGCCGGAAACCTTGGGGTTGCTCAAAGAGTCAGCACCTGGCACCGTCGGTCGCTCACCACAATCAGTACTAATGCTTGCTAGGCCGACCTGTAGGCTAGTTAGAGCCGCAGTGCCAATTATTTCACAAACA is from Cyanobacteriota bacterium and encodes:
- a CDS encoding ABC transporter ATP-binding protein, producing MAQLELRHLHKSYSPKVIPVKDFSVTVEDGEFLTLLGPSGCGKSTLLRLIAGLEVPTRGQIIIGNRDVTPLGASDRNIAMVFQSYALYPHMTVYANMASGLRLRQVPEADIQQRVHDIAQILGLEALLDRKPSQLSGGQRQRVAVGRALVRRPDVFLLDEPLSNLDALLRERVRAELKQVFASQNAPVVYVTHDQVEAMTLSSRVAVLYDGDLQQLDSPQQIYSRPANQFVAGFVGSPQMNLIPLPCQQGYAYLGDTRIPLPPGFSAPEQITLGIRPEHVELAIANTDPSQTIALSGKISLVENLGIQTLVSVLMPTNSQEFTAIRALLPVDTYTIGDTIDLCIPLQAMHWFDGQTGDRLF
- a CDS encoding DNA-processing protein DprA is translated as MSQSIELPKVDDFLQELAMIQQVSSKRIALLGSRHVPLTHQHLIEMMTYALVLSGNRVITSGATGTNAAVIRGAMRADSNLLTVILPQSLSRQPRESQEQLEQVIHLVESPENDNLSLAEASFLCNQEIISRCQQLICFAFHDSQTLLRTCQDAEEQRKVVTLFYFD
- the purF gene encoding amidophosphoribosyltransferase — translated: MIPKATLQQEPPDKPEEACGVFGIYAPGEDVSKLAYFGLYALQHRGQESAGIATFDGDRVYVHKDMGLVSQVFTESILQNLTGTLAIGHNRYSTTGSSRVVNAQPALAETPIGTLALAHNGNLVNAAELRAELLQQNCTFVTTTDSELIALAIAEAAKTTDDWLKAAIKAFHRCHGAFSLVIGTPLGIIGTRDPYGIRPLVIGTLPSTNVPGDIHYVLASETCALDIIGANYLRDVEPGELVWITAQGLTSFYWSQPQRKLCIFEMIYFARPDSIMHDESLYSYRLRIGQQLAREAPAEADIVVGVPDSGIPASIGYSQVSGIPYAEGLIKNRYVGRTFIQPTQAMRESGIRMKLNPLRDVLTGKRLVIVDDSIVRGTTSRKLVKALRDAGATEIHMRVSSPPVTHPCFYGIDTDNQDQLIGATKSVAEIATQIGVDSLAYLSWDGMLAATRSNPNSFCSACFTGDYPISVPEPLKRSKLMLET
- a CDS encoding DUF2499 domain-containing protein codes for the protein MHALSIPTWIIHISSVIEWIVAIWLVWSYGDVKNDRSWRILSIAMLPALVSAMCACTWHFFDNAPTLEWLVTLQAAMTLVGNTTICLAAWWIWRSQTKLQN